The stretch of DNA ACATGGTACAATCACATGATGTGTTTCTTCAAGTCCGGCAATAAATTATTGGTCTTTTGGTCTAGTTATCATGTTAAACTCTCGCTCCTCCATGAGAATATGGAGGGCTGAGGCAATAAGAGTTGAGGTATCTAACTTGCAAATTAGGCACACCAAAACAAACGCTTGTTTTGTTATGcagttaatattatatgttttgttgaaatttgaataaaatattattataatattatatttttaatattatttttattttaagatttaaaaaattaaattgtttattatattttgtataggaatttgataaagttgtaatgattatatgagatggaatactttgattttgtataaccaaaccaccactttctATAATTGTACTTTAATTCATGTATTACCTTCTCCTTTTCAAAGTACCCTAGTTTTATTGTAACAAAGACTTTAATATGTATGGGACACCCATATGCTCTAGTATCTTTAATTTACTTTTACTGCATTGTTGGACATGATTCCAagtaagaaatatataatatgtgaagTGAAATGAATTGCACGAAAGCAATCccacaaattgatatggttcgtcaaattgtaaagttatttttattgtaaagtagatctaacagattaaataaagtcacgtcagtttgtatgattgttttatataattattttatagatgtagCAGTACTCtaaataaaacaacaatatAGTTGCACTTAATATTCATAACATTTTGCCTTTGATAAAATCAAAGggcaaatatataattatcagaAAGTTGTAAAGATATTTTCACTCATTGATAGTCGATCTTCTGTAAaattgaaatgatgttttatacTATCAAGAAAAGCACGTTTGAGAGAAAACATCAAATTAATAATGCTTTTTCTTAAacgtattttttaattttgttgagatgaaaaaaatactttaatatataacaatcaaacaacttaattttatCGTTAAAGAGTTTTTGAagctatttaattattttttaagactcTGACGCAATTTTAAATAGACagttaattatttgtattatatttttaatagcgTGCTCTCTTAAAAATATAGGATTGCTGATATATACACAGTGCATGccatgaacaataaaaaaaaattgcatatatCCTGTGCAAATCCCGTGAATTATTCATCCCTTTAATTTGAGTATCATTACTGATCAAAAGAATTCACGTCTGTACGTCTTTCACATCCAGCAGCAAAATAACACATAGAGAAGACTTTAGGTTTGGAATATGaatccaattcaactcatctcaaatcaattattgatgagacttactatttttttaatttctcataaaaattatattcatctcaacctaattcatatatttcaacctaaaaagttaaactcatctcaacttaaaaaattaagctcatcactcacaaaatattattattcacaactcagtTTAACTCACCTGAACATGCAAACGTAGCCAAATCTATGCTGAACTTGCTTTCAAATAAGGTGCTTTTGGAAGGAGATGAGTCATTATCAATGCCATCAACTGTGTTCATGAAGATCTGTCATGGTATGGACACATCATAGAAGATATAAAAGCTATCTTATCTGGTAGCTGGAGTAGACTGGAAGGTTCAATTTACACAGAGAAGGAAACAGTACTGTGGTACATGTATTAGCCAAGACAGCTCTTGTTGTCTTATGACACTGaaaagttttgattaaagaagTTCCAGCTTTTATTTCCAGCTATGAGATTAATTACGATAAACGTTATTCGACTTCTTAAATATTTGGCAATGAAATTGtggtttatttcaaaaaaagaaacttcAAATATCTCATGAGTAGCTGGCCAACTATGTCAAATAATATTCGTGCCTCTATCTCCATGCATGGCTTCCGGAAGgatcaaaattcaaaagcatCCACTATATATCAGTGGTGGTCCgattctagctagctagagatcaTCATTAATGAAGATGTCCCATTCTATACTACCCTACCAGGAAGAATTAATAACAGTACTTCATAAGAGGTCCTCTTTATTTGCCATGACTATACCCAGAAGTTAAGAGCCTCAAGATGAGAGGCATCTGACCGCCACAATTAGAGGACTTCGACCGTGAACTTAATAAGACCAACAAATTCAAAGAATtagttaaacaaaaaaaaaaaaaaacaaaaaaaacaagacTATATTATTAGTATCGTAAAATCAAAATCGGGTATGGAAAAGATATCATATACAAGAGAGTCACTAAAATAATTGCCTCTCCATGATCATATGTACCACAAAACTTACCAccaatcaaatcaaattatacgtATGTGACTAGAACTATAAACctagtaaaaaacaaaaaaaaaataaaagaaattacaagACCAACAATAAGCCAAAACCGGCGGCCATGGCAGCCTTGAATCCCCACAAAGAACCAGAAATCTGGGCGGAACTGCCATAAACAGTGTCTCCCTCGTTCTCGCTGGACGGTGTAGTAGTAGAAGTCGAACCGTTGTAACTCGGGTTTGTTCCGTACAGCTCCTGTATCCCCGAGATGTCGTCGCTGGCCAGCTCTACCTTCCTCGTTCGGGACGGGATCGTTGGGTACATGATCGCGTCTTCCACTGAGGAGTGGCCCAGCCCCAGAAGATGCCCGATCTCGTGCACCGCTACCGACTCCAGGTCCACTGCCGATGTCTCCGTCGCTTCGGTGATGTCACTCGATACCACCCAATTCTCGTCTCCATCCAGGTGGAGCCGTCCGCTTGTAGGCGAGAACGCGTGGGCCAGCGTTCCGAGTAGACCGTCGAATGGCTCTCCATCTCCGTGGTCCCCCACAAAGAAACCGATCTTGAGGTCGGCATCGGCCCACGAGTCCGTCTGTGTGAATGTCAAAGCTGTCACCGCTGACCACCGGTTGAAAGCGCGAGTGAACACGCTCTTGACGACGTCAGTCAGCTCGTTTTCCGGCTGGAATGCGTAGGTAAGGTCCCGGTTATATTGCGGCCACCGCGGTTTGCCGGGGAAGAAGGTGTAATGAGAGACGGTGTGTATGTGCGTAGCGTTGGACGACTGCGTCGTTTTCCCGGAGTTCATGGTTGTGGAGCCGTTGACAATATCAGCGACACCGCATCTGGGCCGCACGATCTGCTGAACGGTCTCTGGGTCGAGGTCACCCGTGACGTTGAGGTTGAAGTTCTTCTGGTAGGTCTCGATGGCGGTTTTGAGGTCGCTATCAAAGTCGTCGGTGAAATTGGACGTGGAGTTGATGTAACCAAAGTGTTTCAAGTAGTTCTTGAGCTTGGACAAGCCGTCGGCTTTTTCGCCGGGGTGGCAGCCGGAGAGATTCCTGAACGAGTCCCACGCGCCATGGGTGGCGTTTAACCACGGCGGTATAGATGTGATATTGGGGAAGAAACGAGCAGAGGCTGgagtggaggagaggaagaacgaTACAGCAACCGCAAACGCGAACAAGCAGATGAATCTCATTCTTAAATTAGAGGAAATGAACTCAGAGAAAAGCTTTGATCTTTTTTTGGCGGATGATGAATCGAAACTGTGAAACCCAAGAAGGAGGGCTTAAtaaccaagagagagagagagagagaggatgggaTTGAAATGTTCTTGAGTTCCTCGTCGTCGTTTTCAAGTGAATCaacaacatatattatatatatgtagtttCAGCCTTCAGGAGATCGTATTCGTCAAGAAAAtgcatacaatatttttttgcatattttgaGCGTTGAAAAGTATGTCTGCTTCGGACTTTGGAAGGTTCCGGTTCGTGACGGATTGAACGCGCAAAAAATTTGATATCTTTTGACGATTGAAGGCGTAAATAacgtttgtttttgtaaataaaatgagatggtttaaaattaaataaaatcttattaaaatatattttttaatattatttttattttaaaattttaaaattttaaaaatttaaatttttcatttcattttatatagaaattaaaaatatatataataattaaaaaaataaaatcagatgaAAATAATTGCGAAAAATAAACGAGGAGGAGGACGTGAGGTCGTAAATGGCGCCGTATACGGAATTTGCTGGTTCGTACTGTAATCACTGACGACATCGtaatttttatttgtacacCAATAAGTCAACGTTCTGATACGGCCGGAGGCCGGCACTGTATATAATTTTGCAAGAGCAGAGGATGTAACGCGAGAACCGTTCCGATgagaacaaaaatatatatatatatatatatttttttatatttttaaacattttttttaaaagaaaaatcacaacatcactacttctttgattattaaataaaaaataataatttatcatttttaacttTGCAATGAGAAAGGATAATTACGTGTATAGAATGTCgcataattcttttaaaataagaggtttAATTTagcatttatataaaataaattattttttaattatagactctatttctttttaaaatgagtggGAGGAGTTTGTtgtataacaaattacgttaatttgtaaaattttttataaaattattttatgtctaaaatatttctttttatcaaatagGACAAATCATTTTTACTGacgaaaaattgaaaatcctCTTTTAAATGTCATATTAATAGATATTATTTGAGATAgataaaatttatagataatgtgtaaattgtataaaattaaataatattcactGTTATTGTAGATtttaaacatgaaataaaatataaaataaataagagattCTAATTTgagatgaataaaaaaacaattgtactaataaatataacgaatataataagttaaatatAGTCGTGGAGTGCATAAGTATCgcataattcttttgaaaagagtgaaatctactattaaaaaattaattttttcatgtggattctatatttactcacactttataaaaaaattatatttacgcacttcatgactgcaaatatcatttctcttatatatgtatatgtgtgcgTTTGtcttcttaaattaaaaaaatattgagactTGAAAATGGTAGAATAGGCTTGTTTAGAAATAGATCACATATCAAAATTCTCATCacatctccttcccaaacataattcaaatacaaatattttcaaactaatcattataactttttcaaactaatcattacaactttcataaactttcaaacaaaaaataaaaaataattcaatttttttaaattttcaaacaaaaataatattataaaataatatttttacaatattttaattttataatattttttattcaactttctctctcttattgctcaaaatctaaaaagaaTTCAGTTCAAACtgtctcactattatttacaaactagtttactattatttataaaattttcatctcatctcaacctCCAAACCAACACTTAAATTAAAGAACGGACATACAATAAAAAGTACTCAGCTCAAACTCGCCCATTGGACAGTAGCTATAGCTCAAACTCGATATTTCACAATAGAAACAAGCTTCTATGATCATGTTTAAAGAGGATAGCTACACTAATCGCACCTAGGGGTGAGCACCGACTGATCCGATTAGTGTTTAGGatcgacccgacccgacccgaccccaCCCGAGTGTGATGAGTTTGATGAGTAGTTCACGAGCGTCGATTATAATTTTAAACGGAGTGAAATTATTTGCCACTTTTATAGAGGAATTTGTGTACAAAGACACAAACGCAGAGAAAGCGAGAGTGAGAGGAGGAAGTTGAAACGAAACCATAACCGTTGAGTCATCGATGCAACTGCATTCCTGGAGTGGGAGGGCTTGCCATGGCTGCAGCTGCGTTCCTGGAGTCATCGCTGCGTGGATCCTGTTGGCTCTAGCCGTGACACTCGCAGGTGATAGTGACAATTGGCCCTGAGATGAAATGGGTTCTCCTCTCAGGTGTTATGTCCTTTGCTTTCATTTTGGTTTTCATCAGACCCACGATGAAATAGGCATTTTTTGCATAGCCTTCGATATG from Juglans microcarpa x Juglans regia isolate MS1-56 chromosome 3S, Jm3101_v1.0, whole genome shotgun sequence encodes:
- the LOC121258288 gene encoding metalloendoproteinase 2-MMP-like produces the protein MRFICLFAFAVAVSFFLSSTPASARFFPNITSIPPWLNATHGAWDSFRNLSGCHPGEKADGLSKLKNYLKHFGYINSTSNFTDDFDSDLKTAIETYQKNFNLNVTGDLDPETVQQIVRPRCGVADIVNGSTTMNSGKTTQSSNATHIHTVSHYTFFPGKPRWPQYNRDLTYAFQPENELTDVVKSVFTRAFNRWSAVTALTFTQTDSWADADLKIGFFVGDHGDGEPFDGLLGTLAHAFSPTSGRLHLDGDENWVVSSDITEATETSAVDLESVAVHEIGHLLGLGHSSVEDAIMYPTIPSRTRKVELASDDISGIQELYGTNPSYNGSTSTTTPSSENEGDTVYGSSAQISGSLWGFKAAMAAGFGLLLVL